From the genome of Brassica oleracea var. oleracea cultivar TO1000 chromosome C4, BOL, whole genome shotgun sequence:
ATAAATAATTTACTTTAAAAAATCTGATTGGATAATATAGTCATCTATATTATTAAAACTGAAGAAATTTTTGAATATTTTTGGAAACATAGACATCGGTATAAATGAAAATTGTTTGGAAGTATAAAATAGAAATATAATGTCCATTTAGTAATTTCATTAATATAATTATATTAATTGTTTTTCTATATTTCATTCAGTTTAACAATTTCATTAATTATATTACCTTAACAATACATCACATCATTAATTATATTACCATAATAATAATAGTGCATATTTTTATTTATTAGTTTTTAACATTAACTTTGTGCCAATTATAAAATCAAAAATGTAAATAACTGAATTTTGCATATGGTTAAACGTTCGGTTTAGTTTGTTTTACTAAAAAATTTTTATTTTATTTTAGTTTCAATCGTTGGAAAATTACGTAGCCAAAAATATAATTCAAAGACATATTTTGTGAATAAAATAAAAAATTAAATCAAAATAATAAAAATGTATTACATTTATTGTCGCTTAATTTTTCACTCAATATAATTATTTTACTAAATAAAAAACTCTTTTTATTTCACTTAATTTAGCCAAACACATAGAAATAGTCATTTTATTAGTTTATAAAATCAGTTAGGCATGAACATTGGTTATCTATTTTAGGTACGGGCTGTTCTTTTCGGATTTCGTTTTTTTTTTAATTTAGGAACCGCTTGAATATTATAAATTTATGTGTGGATTTTGAGTTTGTTTCTTCTGGATCTGGATGAATTCGGTTATGTGATATCTTGCATATTTACATTGTTTTATCCGTTTATTCATGTGCATTTTCACCATATAGATTAGGATTTAGCCATGTCTAGGTTGCATTTTGCATACATATGTCTCTATTAGGTATTGAAGTACCACATGGAGTTCATGGAGACATTTGGGTGCATTTGGAGCTCAAAAGAGGTGATTAAGGTGATCATTGGACGAGCAATGCATGGGAGCGACCTACCGGAGCGACGCCATGAACTTGCTCGCCATCTACGCTTCGGAGCGACCTCCTAGAGCGACAAGGCGAAGTCGCTCCAGCTCCTAGAGCGACCTCACCACAGCGACACACAGAGGTCGCTCGGGTTGTGTCGATTTGAGAGCGACGAACAAGCCGGGAGCGACCTCCTAGAGCGACACCCTAAGGTCGCTCGCGTCTATGGTTTCNNNNNNNNNNNNNNNNNNNNNNNNNNNNNNNNNNNNNNNNNNNNNNNNNNNNNNNNNNNNNNNNNNNNNNNNNNNNNNNNNNNNNNNNNNNNNNNNNNNNNNNNNNNNNNNNNNNNNNNNNNNNNNNNNNNNNNNNNNNNNNNNNNNNNNNNNNNNNNNNNNNNNNNNNNNNNNNNNNNNNNNNNNNNNNNNNNNNNNNNNNNNNNNNNNNNNNNNNNNNNNNNNNNNNNNNNNNNNNNNNNNNNNNNNNNNNNNNNNNNNNNNNNNNNNNNNNNNNNNNNNNNNNNNNNNNNNNNNNNNNNNNNNNNNNNNNNNNNNNNNNNNNNNNNNNNNNNNNNNNNNNNNNNNNNNNNNNNNNNNNNNNNNNNNNNNNNNNNNNNNNNNNNNNNNNNNNNNNNNNNNNNNNNNNNNNNNNNNNNNNNNNNNNNNNNNNNNNNNNNNNNNNNNNNNNNNNNNNNNNNNNNNNNNNNNNNNNNNNNNNNNNNNNNNNNNNNNNNNNNNNNNNNNNNNNNNNNNNNNNNNNNNNNNNNNNNNNNNNNNNNNNNNNNNNNNNNNNNNNNNNNNNNNNNNNNNNNNNNNNNNNNNNNNNNNNNNNNNNNNNNNNNNNNNNNNNNNNNNNNNNNNNNNNNNNNNNNNNNNNNNNNNNNNNNNNNNNNNNNNNNNNNNNNNNNNNNNNNNNNNNNNNNNNNNNNNNNNNNNNNNNNNNNNNNNNNNNNNNNNNNNNNNNNNNNNNNNNNNNNNNNNNNNNNNNNNNNNNNNNNNNNNNNNNNNNNNTAGTTCGATACTTGATCACCCGAGGTCTAATCCATATGCCCATGAGTTCTCTTTTCCCTTAGTCAAGAAAGTATCATTCTGTAATTGCTTTCTAGTATTAGTAGTAGTTTAAAACCCATCTAAATCATCGGTTGCACTTAAATTAAGTGAGTACTTGCATTCTCGGTGCTTAGATATCCCTCAGAACTGGTTCGACAATCATTTATACTACAACATTTGTTTTAGGAGCCTTGAAAACTCCTAACATCATTATGATATATAGGAACCTAAAAATATCTAAATAACAAATGTATCTGAAACGAGTTTGGATATTTGTATAAAAAATAACCTTATTATCCGATTCGGTCCAGATCTTTTGAATATAATTAGTTATATTACGACACGTCTAAAATATTTAACATTAATTATGAAAAACAAATATTAATGTATAAAAATGTACCAGAACCAATCTCTAGTAGTTATTAAGGAATATAATATAATAAGTCTAGTAGGTCATGGCTCGACCCTACTCAGATGGAAAAAGCAAATATTTTGGTGGAGATAAAATTGGATACGCCTTTCCAGCAAAGAGTAGCTAGCTCTCAAGGAGAATTGTGGAACAATGACAATGGTTGATGTGATCTATTCGTGGCTTCCTTCTGAATGTAATAAGTGTGGTCAACACCTTTTTTTTTTAATTAACCACGGTGTCGGCTGACCGAGGTCAGCTAGGCTAAGCCTAGGTAAAAAAAACTATTTGGAGATCCGAACCAAAATACATGAAACCGAAACCGGAGTGAAACCCTTAGATACCTAAATTGCTCCTATATTTCTATATTCGAAATAACCAAATCAGAACCAATCAAACCAAAATCGAATCGAAAACTGAATGGATATCCAAATATATAAAATATTAATTATATATATAAAACATAACTAAATATATATTTTTTTAATTTATTAGTCTATTAAATTATCCAAAAATATTTTAAAAACTAAATTATTATATAATATCCGAACTATCCAAAAATATCCAAAAGTATCTAGATTTTGTTGTGGAGTAATATACTAGTTGAATAAAATTTTCTATCATTTTTTATTACTAATTGTATAATAAATTATAAAAGTTATATTGTATAAAATGTTTTAGTGAATTTATTTTTAAATTATAACATTGGTATGATATAATTTACGATCTATGTTACTAACTTTTCTTTAGTCCATCTCCATCAATGTCATGTTTTTCTTTTTGTAAAATTCCAGCAATGTCATATTTTGTCTTAAACTCTCACGACAAGAATGCACTCGTTGCATTTTATCTCGAATCTTGTGATTTGTTGACTCTTTCGCAATTGGTACACATGTTCCTTGATTTTCCATGTGAACTCACCGGTTTGGATTCCCCCCAATAATGAGCCATCGTAATGCATTTGACGCTCAAAAAAATATATTATGAAGAGATACTTCACTGTCATGCCTTTTAAAATTACACTAGATAATAATCCGCGTCTTACGCAGAATGTAATTATTAGTTTTGTTATTTTTAATAAAAACACATTAAATCTGTTTAATCTGGATATCGGTTCGGTTTAAAATTATTTTTTAGTTTTTAATCTCCTAAAATATAACTATTATTTTAATTTAATATTTATTTTGGTTTATTCGGTTAGAATGTTTGATTTTTTAGTTTTTTCGGTAAAAACCAAAAATTACTATTATTTGTTTATTTTCATGTTATAAATTTTAGATAGTCGTCATGTCGAACCAATGGTTTCATATCATAGTTTGTAAACGGATAATAGTTCAAGAAAGAAAAAAATTATTAAGACAAATCATTTCACTACAATTTGGTCGGTAGTTAAAAAAGCATTAAGAAAAAAAATATTTCAATTTCCAAAAAAAAAATAGATACTTCAGTTGTGGTAAATATTTAGTTACAAGGTGCTCACATCAAGGTACACATGTATATGTATGTAAAAATATATAAAGATAGTTGACAAATATATAAAGATATTGTTAATTAATATTTTTTTTCTTTTTTTTTGAACAAATTGTTAATTAATATTATATGACATTTTTTTTCAAAATAATACATGAAAGATAAAATTAAAATTAATTAAAAAATAAAAAGGCCTTAACATTAGTGAATTTTTTTCATATAAAGAAAAATAAATTGTATCTGTAAATAGAGGTGGACACAGATCGAATATCCGGATATTTGGAGGCATTCATGTCGATTCAATCTTTAGCCATCTGGATAGTCGGTGACTCTGATATCCGAAATGATTTAGAATTTTAAAGAATATCCAATTTGATCCGTAAATAAAATAAAATTTTTAAAATAATTGAAATTTTTTATAATAACATTTTATTACAAAAATAAAATATTATTTAACTTTTAAAATTTTAATTACCTAATATAATAAATTTAATTCATAAAACTATTGTAAAACTAATATAAACTATAATATAACACACACACACACACATATATATATATATATATATATATATATAATTCTGTGCATATATGTATATATATGCATATAACATATCGAATTAGATATCCGTTCCTAAAAATATTGGTATTTGTGATTTGCTTTTTTTTATATTGTATTTTAGTATTTGATTTGCTTCGTAGAGTTACGGATATCCATTTTTTGGTTCAAGTCAAAACGGATAACGAATCGAATCAAAATTTATAAATATTTTGCCCAACTTTATCCGTAAACAATAAAAATAATATATATAGTTTAGTTTTTGATTTTTTATTTGTTTTGATTCGAACCGAAAAATCCAAAGTTTTATTGGAACCATGCATGTGAGTTTTGTATTAAAAAATACAAAATATATAGTGTGAAACATTTATGAATATAGTGTAAATGCGTTAACATACTTGTTATCAAATCATTGTGAGGATGCCACGTGTCTATTATAGTGTGAATGCATTTATTACAATATTTCTTCTTTAATATATAAGGGATTTGTTCTCCTTTGATATATAAGGGATTTGCACTCAAAAGCAAAATAATTGAGTGGTATACTAAAAACAGCAACGGAAGTAAACCAAAATCATTTGCCATTTTTGGACAACTTCGCCTTTAGCTTTAAGCGAAGTATCATGTAGCATGTGATTGTTGTCTATGTACAACTGTTATACAGTCATCTAATATATTAAAATAGAACTTATGGTTTGTTAAAACCTCAATTCAAAATATTGATATTCAGATATAATAACATGTTATCAGGAGAAATCAAGTTTAAACGAAGGAAAAATATAAAATAAAATTGAAAGCTCTATTTTGTAAAATTTACAGATTTTATGTTTACATAATTTTCATTCACTTATATAATTAATTTTTATTTAAACACTTTTATTACCTAATCCACACGTTTCCTAATTGCTTCTTAGTGTCTCCACTCTCCACCACTTAGAGAAACATCATTAGCTAGTAAATTAGTAATATTCTTATGTATCGTATTATTAAACTTGATGGAAGACGCGTCATCAGTTACGACATTATCACTTGGCCCATTAAACATCTAATAAACTAATCAGTCGTCTGATGACATTATCTCTAGTCGATCTCATCTACAACGTTTAGTGGTTTACTATATATCTCTCTTTGCGGCATTTCTTGTCACTGCTTATCAGGCAAAAAATGGATAAAAGATGGAGTCTTCAAGGTATGACTGCTCTTGTAACCGGTGGAGCCGCAGGAATAGGGTTTGTCTTATTTTCTCTTTATCATGTTTGTAACCCAAGGTTCTTTTTCTGTCAAGATTTCAAGGAGCTTGAATCTGTGGAATGTTTAGGTATGCCATAGTAGAGGAGTTAGCTAGCTTTGGGGCCAAAGTCCATGTATGCGACATATCTGAAACTTTGCTGAGTCAAAGTTTAAGCGAATGGGAAAAGAAAGGGTTTAAAGTGAGTGGCTCAGTCTGTGATGTAACCTCCCGTCCCGAGAGAGAAACTTTGTAACAAAAAGTCTCCTCGTTATTTGATGGAAAACTCAACATTCTTGTAAGGATATTAATCTTTAATATATGATAAGTTTCTTGGGCTTCCAACTTAAAACCAATTGTCAATTAGTGGATTGACCCAAGTCCCTTATATATTACTCAAGTCCCTTTCATATTTCCGATGTGGGATCTTCTCTCCAATACCCTCCCTCGAGATAATGGTACGTATAACCATTAATCTCGCAGAATCCATTATACCCCCTCCGAAATCATGCTTTATTTTCTAGCGATCTCGGCGGAACTGAGCCTTCTATGGACCATCAGTTAATGGGATGATCGAGCCACTGTCCGGGCCGGATTAATTAATGGTTCAGGGTATTGGGCCGGTTCTAATACCATGATAAGTTTCCTGGGCTTCCAACTTAAAACCAATTGGCAATTAGTGGGTTGACCCAAGTCCCTTATATATTGCTCAAGTCCCTTTCATATTTCCGATGTGGGATCTTCTCTCCAATAATATAGAAAGAACTAAGCATAATTCGTTTAAAAGAAATTGTGACAAAAAATCATTTGTTGTGTAACATAGGTGAACAATGTGGGAGTGCTTCGAGGAAAGCAAACAACAGAATATGGGGCAGATGATTTTGCTTTCCACATCTCAACAAACTTGGAATCTGCTTACCATTTTTGCCAGCTTTCACACCCTCTCTTAAAGGCTTCAGGCTATGGAAGCATCGTTTTCATGTCCTCTGTTTCAGGGGCTGTATCGATTAACGGTGCATCCATTTATAGTCTAACCAAAGGTAATACTGACTAACCAACAAGGACTTTATGTTTCTTTGTTTTGTTGACTCCTGAGTCCTCATACAAAATCATTTACAGGAGCTCTGAATCAACTAGCTAGGAATTTGGCATGTGAATGGGCAAAAGACGGCATACGAGCCAACGCTGTTGCACCTAACATCATCAAGACTCCTCAAGCTCAACCTGTAATAATAAAAGCGAACTTTCACTTTTTTTTTTTTGTGAACTTTCAACCTCAGCCTCAACCTCTAATCATCTCTTCATTTTTGTTTCTGGAAGTATCTTGAGAACGTCAGCTTCAGGGAAGGACTGTTCGGTAGAACTCCTCTTGGTCGAGCTGGAGAGCCTAATGAGGTTGCAGCACTAGTGGTTTTCTTGTGTCTACCTGCAGCTTCATATATAACAGGTCAAACCATTTGTGCCGATGGAGGCCTCACAGTTAACGGTTTCTCCTATCAACCACAGGCTTGAAAATTGTCTTGTCATGTTTTGTGACTGTAATATTTTCTTTTGAATAAAAATACTCACTATATGAGGCACATAAGCGAATTCACAATTCCATACGGCAATACCTTGCAGCAATGTCTCTCTCAGATATCAAAATGCTATATTGAATTATCTGTTTCTACTATAACAAAATAGATTCTTAACTGAACATATAATCAGGGGAAACAAAATTTTGGACTGATCACCCTGATTCTTTGGAAACATTTGGTCCTTTCAGTGTTTTTGCTTTGAAACAGAGGCATAATTCACAAGATTCCAATTTGCCTTTGTGTAGATAAGTTTCTTTGTACTGAATATTCAATCCTAGTAACATCTGATCTCCATCCGAAGCTCTAAATTTCATACGATATTAAGTTGGGTGTAAGTTAGTTCACACATTGTGTTTTTGTTATCTTAAATGTTCCCCCTATCAAGCAGTGTCTATATATGTTATGTCTGCTACTCACAGGGAAAAAATGGATGACAGATGGAGTCTTGAAAGTGTGACTGCTCTTGTAACTGGTGGATCCCTTAGAGTCTGGTTTGTCTTAATTTCTACCCTATAGCTAGATCATATTTTTCTGCTAATTGTTCTGCTTTAATTTAAGGTTGATAGGTACCACAAGGCTTACTTTAGGAAGAAGAACATAGGAGATTCAAATGCAGTGGGTGACATGGCAGGAACCGTTGAGACTCAGACTTCGCAAGTTGATTTCATTTGTTAGTTTTATGCTTTGATGTTCTTTCTTAAAGACAATATGAGTCTTACCATTTCGCTCGCCATGAGACTGTAAATAATATTGTACTTCAAAGCTTTGTTCATTTTTCCTTACTGAAAAACTCCTTTTGTTCAAAATAAGTAAACAACGGAATATGTGGCAGCAATTTTGCTTTTCATAAAAGGAAATTTTTTTTGCTTATTTGTCAACAAACTTGGAAGCTGCTTTCCATTTTCACCACTTCAAATCCTCTCCTAAAGGCTTCATGATATGGAAGCATTATCTTCATTTCCTATGTGGCGTGTCAGTTGACTTCAGGATATTGTAACCACATGTACTAGTAGATGCAGGGGAAAACGGCCAAATTCCACCATAAACTTAGTTCTTCCATTGTTTTCGTACACGAACTTTTGAGTTAATATGTGGTTAGTTCCTACATAACCGGAATTAATTTCGGTTTAATTGTTGACCAATGCTGACATGGCTTTATTATTGACACGTATGAAACCGGTTAATTTTGGTTTAAAGTCTACGTCAGTATCGGTGAAACTACGTCGTTTTGATATTTATTAAAAGACAACAAATTTTAATTTGGGCTGTTCGAACCATCCAACAAGTTGACGATATAATTCAACCCACTGAGCCACTTGCATCTTTTATGAATAAGATACATCATCTTAGTACTTACCTATACCGAAGTGAACCCATTACTCTATCTTTTTCGTCTCTTGAAATTTTTAGACAGATGTTCGAATTGCGCGAGTCCATAGTTACATTGCTCCTGACACAGTCACGTATTCAAACATGATTGAATGCCACTGCAAAACGGGTAAGATCGAAGAAGCACTTGGGAGGTTTAACAAGTTGAGGAAAAGCTATGTTATAATCACATAACTGGTGCACTCTCTAAGAAAGAATTGTTTGAAGCAACCATGGAATTTATTATGAAACTGTGTTAACATCTGTCTTGGGTTGCGGAGGCAAAAGGAAGATGAGAGAAATAGGTTGATTTTCAATTTGAGTTAAGTACTATTATGATGCATCGTAAGCATTGATTTCGTATGTGGCTCACTGGTTGAGGTCAATATTTTCGTTTACTTGGCCGGGGGTTCGAGCCAGTCCAAAAGCAACTTGTTGTGTTTTAAGTAAGAATAAAAAACGACTAGTTTCACCTATACTGATTTTAAAATAATATTTTTTAAACCAAACTAAACCGAATTCATACGTGGCAAGCCATGTCAGTAATAGTCAAGCCACATCAGCAATGGTCAACAACTAAACCGAAATTATTTCTGGTTATGTAGGAATTAAGCACATTGAAATATTTTGTGTAGGAAATTTAAAATTTTGATTAGTTTGTAATGTCTTAGGCTTGATTCAAACATTTGTGTATGAAAACAATGGAAGAGCTAAGTTCACGGTGGAATTGGCCGTTTACTACTTTTTTCCTATTCATGTTATGTTGATTTATGTTACTAGAACTCGGAATCACATTACAAAATTGAAAGGTTCAAACGGTTCTTGGGACAAAACAGATGGAGGGATCAAGAGTGAACCGACTAACTAATATAACTTTATAAGACTAGATTAATCTCGATCACATCCAAATGATCATCATAAGGAGGTTCTCCTGTATGTTACCATGCGGGTTTCAACAAACTTCGCCATCCTCGGATTGGAGATAAAAAAAAATCTCTCTTTGAAATAAACTTGAAAAAATACAATGTCTAAACGGAATGAAAATTTATTGAGGAATATCGGTTCATGTCTATAACAAACCATCAAATTAAGCATATAACCATAAGAGAACTTAGGCTATGATATTTGTGTAATAATTGCCACATTACTTTTGTCATACACATTTTACCTTTTTTTTTCGTTTTACAAATATGTTTTCCCTTTCTACTTTTAATTGTTTTTAATTTCTGTTAGAACAATTATTGAACTTTGTATTTCACATAATAAAAACATAGATTTTTTCTAAATATAATACGTTTTGAAACTTTCAAAAAAAATATTTTATAAATTTTATATAATATTCTTTAAACACGACTTTAAATCTATAATAATCAGATTTTATTTCTAGAACGACACATTTGATATTCTATTTAGAAACATAGAATAGATCAATAATATACAATACTTGTGGTCTTCCGGCGATACGCGCCGGGTTCGTATGTGTTATTCTGAAATGATTTTATAATTTCATGGTTTTAGTAAAGAGATTATGTTTGAAGATGAAAATAAGTTGAAAGAGAATAATATTTTTTCTCATCTATTTGATAGTTCTTAGCGACCGTAGTGTATTACTTTGTTTTGAAGTCGATTAGTTCAAAGTGGAGTAGCATAGGTGGTTGTGACTGATCGATTCAACAAAAGTAGAATAAAAGCCGATAGTTGTAATAAAATTAATTTAGTTGAAATTTAAACATAAGGAAAATTTGATGTTCAAGAAGGAAAATATAAATAGTTGTGTTTGTTTTTGGGATTATCTTGTTTGAAAAAAGATAATAAATTGTTTTTTTGGGTCAAAGATAATAAATTGTTTCATCCTATTAAAGTAGTAACAATCTTCGCATACTTTGTATATGTCAAAGATGTGACAATTTGTCGGGGCTTCATTGTGGCAGTAATGAAGTTCTGTTCATATATTCTTCTTATTTGATTTTTGATGAAAAACTAATTCTGGAAAGTGGAACATATTAGGAAATGAGGGAAAACATTTTTATATTTTGTTAGAAAATTAATACGAAAATCGAAAACAGTATGTAAATGAAACTGAAAACTTGAACATAAGAAACCCCCTTATAAATTGTAATAAAGCTGAATCATAGATGACTTTCCGTACATATGAGACAGCTTATGTTTGTACGAAGCCATTGATATAATGGAGCGGAAATGGAAAGTATAGCCGCAAGTAAGAGAGCATAGATAGGTTTCATTGTTGTAATTTATGAAGCATACCGTTCATGTATCGTTTTATTTTTCTGTAGTTGGAGGCCTATTAGTTCCCTCAAGATCGGTGACGGTAAGGTCGACATCAAGTCTTGCAATAGCGTTTTGGTTGTAGTCTGTGATGGTAATAGTAACTTGAAGATCATCAGTTATGTTTATGTCTTCGGCTGTTTGTAAATTCATCATGTATTGGGTTGTCTCTTGAATAAGCAGGGTTGAATCGGGGTGTTCTATTTCATGGTAAATTAACATAAATTCCATGCCTTCAGTTGTTGGGTCATTAAAATTACCTTGTTTGTCGGTGATTGATGGTACCTAAAAATCAATGATAAATGGTTGTGTGTTGGGCCTGTGGATGTAGGCTTAGAGTATGTGTCGGGGAGTTGCTCCTGAAGATCTTGTTTGGTGTGAGAACTCATAAGAAAGAAGTGGTTTGTTATTCATTCTTCTTTTATTTGTGTGAGTTCAAAGTTGAAAACATGGTAAGGTTATATAGCTATGTCTTATATATGGTGAGTTTAAACTCTCAATTTTCTTGACTTCTTGTAACTTTTTTTTAAAGGACCATTTATTCAGAAGCGTTTTTTTTTTTTTTGAGTTAATGGTTTGTGATGAATTGACCGTTTGTTTACATTGGATTGTTAATTTTACCACGATTATCTATAATAATTTATATTTAGTGTGGATTTGTAAGAGAGCGTCATAATATATGTTTTTATATTGATGTTGCACCTTATTAATAATATAACTATTATTTAAAAT
Proteins encoded in this window:
- the LOC106337546 gene encoding tropinone reductase homolog At2g29320-like, whose protein sequence is MDKRWSLQGMTALVTGGAAGIGYAIVEELASFGAKVHVCDISETLLSQSLSEWEKKGFKVNNVGVLRGKQTTEYGADDFAFHISTNLESAYHFCQLSHPLLKASGYGSIVFMSSVSGAVSINGASIYSLTKGALNQLARNLACEWAKDGIRANAVAPNIIKTPQAQPYLENVSFREGLFGRTPLGRAGEPNEVAALVVFLCLPAASYITGQTICADGGLTVNGFSYQPQA